One window of Salegentibacter sp. Hel_I_6 genomic DNA carries:
- the bioB gene encoding biotin synthase BioB: protein MATRHNWTKEEILEIYNKPLMELLYEAATVHRKNHDPNTVQVSTLLSIKTGGCPEDCGYCPQAARYHTNVEGNDLMSVNQVKAQALRAKESGSSRVCMGAAWRNVKDGKEFDSVLEMVRTINKLDMEVCCTLGMITENQAQRLAEAGLYAYNHNLDSSEEYYKEVISTRGYQDRLDTIGNVRKTNVTVCSGGIIGMGESADDRAGMLVALSTLSPQPESVPINALVPVEGTPMEEQEPVSIWEMVRMVATARIVMPETQVRLSAGRTQMSREGQAMCFFAGANSIFAGDKLLTTPNPDVNEDMELFRSLGLNPQKAFEKKEQPKSVSAEESQYQNLGEKPKWSRPGHKIERNLEAQQKSKAKA from the coding sequence ATGGCCACAAGACATAACTGGACAAAAGAAGAAATTCTCGAGATATATAATAAACCTTTAATGGAGTTGCTTTACGAAGCGGCCACTGTGCATAGGAAAAATCACGATCCTAACACCGTTCAGGTTTCAACTTTACTTTCTATTAAAACCGGCGGTTGCCCGGAAGATTGCGGATATTGCCCACAGGCAGCAAGATATCATACCAATGTTGAAGGAAACGACCTTATGAGCGTAAACCAAGTGAAAGCCCAGGCGCTACGTGCTAAAGAGTCGGGAAGTTCACGAGTGTGTATGGGTGCAGCCTGGAGAAACGTAAAGGACGGTAAAGAGTTCGATTCGGTTTTGGAAATGGTAAGAACCATTAATAAACTGGATATGGAAGTTTGCTGTACGCTGGGAATGATTACCGAAAACCAGGCACAGCGACTAGCTGAAGCCGGTTTGTATGCTTACAACCATAATTTAGATTCTTCAGAAGAATATTATAAAGAAGTAATTTCTACCCGCGGTTACCAGGATAGACTGGATACCATCGGTAACGTGAGAAAAACCAATGTTACGGTTTGTAGCGGAGGAATTATAGGAATGGGAGAAAGTGCAGATGACAGGGCAGGAATGCTTGTAGCTTTGTCTACTTTGAGTCCGCAGCCGGAATCGGTGCCAATTAATGCTTTGGTTCCTGTTGAAGGAACGCCAATGGAAGAGCAAGAACCGGTTTCTATCTGGGAAATGGTAAGAATGGTTGCTACTGCCAGAATTGTAATGCCTGAAACCCAGGTGAGACTTTCTGCCGGAAGAACTCAAATGAGTAGGGAAGGGCAGGCGATGTGTTTCTTTGCCGGAGCAAATTCTATCTTTGCCGGTGATAAATTACTAACCACTCCAAATCCCGATGTAAACGAGGATATGGAATTATTTAGATCTTTAGGTTTGAATCCACAAAAAGCATTTGAGAAAAAAGAGCAGCCTAAAAGTGTTTCAGCTGAAGAATCTCAATATCAGAATTTAGGAGAAAAACCAAAATGGTCAAGACCCGGGCATAAGATAGAGCGTAATTTAGAAGCGCAACAAAAATCGAAAGCCAAGGCTTAA
- a CDS encoding gliding motility-associated protein GldE produces MDSEPPSLILFWAAFDFTQLFSYLVLLLLLICSALISGAEVAFFSLTPADVITEDGKRGKAQQIVVNLLDKPKKLLATILVANNFINIAIVLLFDNLADALFGNMNTVLYGINFKFVIEVGVITFIILLFGEILPKVYASRNNVLFSNFMARPLNFLDTLFTPLSGPMRAVTIFMHNRLGKQRSFISIDHLSQALELTSEEDTTQEEHKILKGIVSFGNTDTKQVMRPRMDIFALNESQSYTEVIPEIIDRGYSRIPVYRENIDNVIGILYVKDLLPHIDDEAFEWTSLLREPYFVPENKKLDDLLNDFKTKKNHLAIVVDEYGGTSGLISLEDIIEEIVGDISDEFDDEDLVYSKLDENTYVFEGKTPLKDFYRIVKIEDPVAFEERKGEADTLAGFLLEISGGFPKKNDVIYFLNYSFKVEVLDNKRLKQIKVNISPVEV; encoded by the coding sequence TTGGATTCAGAACCTCCCAGTTTGATTTTGTTTTGGGCCGCTTTTGATTTTACGCAGCTATTTAGCTATTTAGTTTTATTGCTGCTTCTAATTTGTTCAGCCTTGATTTCTGGGGCTGAAGTTGCTTTCTTTTCTTTAACTCCTGCCGATGTAATTACTGAAGACGGTAAGCGTGGCAAAGCGCAGCAAATTGTGGTGAATCTATTAGATAAACCCAAGAAATTGCTGGCTACCATCCTGGTTGCTAATAACTTTATTAATATAGCAATAGTACTGCTATTCGATAATCTTGCCGATGCGCTTTTCGGAAATATGAATACGGTGCTTTACGGTATTAATTTCAAGTTTGTTATTGAAGTTGGAGTAATAACATTTATCATTCTATTATTCGGGGAAATTCTGCCAAAAGTTTACGCGAGTAGAAATAATGTGCTGTTTTCAAATTTCATGGCGCGCCCATTGAATTTTCTGGATACATTATTTACGCCCTTGAGCGGCCCTATGCGCGCAGTAACTATATTTATGCATAATCGTCTTGGAAAGCAACGTTCTTTTATTAGTATAGACCATTTATCACAGGCTCTGGAACTTACCAGTGAAGAAGATACCACCCAGGAAGAACACAAGATATTAAAAGGGATTGTTTCTTTTGGGAATACCGATACTAAACAGGTAATGCGCCCCAGGATGGATATCTTTGCTTTAAATGAAAGCCAAAGTTATACAGAGGTTATTCCTGAAATTATAGATAGAGGTTATTCCAGAATTCCTGTTTATCGGGAGAACATAGATAATGTAATTGGAATTCTATACGTTAAAGATTTGCTGCCTCATATTGATGATGAAGCCTTTGAATGGACCAGCTTATTGCGCGAACCCTATTTTGTTCCAGAGAATAAAAAGTTAGATGATCTATTGAATGATTTTAAAACTAAAAAAAATCATTTGGCTATTGTGGTTGATGAATATGGCGGCACCAGCGGACTTATTTCTCTTGAAGATATTATTGAAGAAATTGTAGGGGATATTAGCGACGAGTTTGATGATGAAGATTTGGTGTATTCAAAATTGGATGAAAACACCTACGTTTTTGAAGGAAAAACGCCTTTAAAAGATTTCTATAGAATAGTGAAAATAGAAGATCCGGTTGCTTTTGAAGAGCGGAAAGGAGAGGCAGATACCCTGGCAGGATTTTTATTGGAGATTTCAGGAGGTTTTCCGAAGAAAAACGACGTGATCTATTTTTTAAATTATAGTTTCAAGGTAGAGGTGCTAGATAACAAACGCCTTAAACAAATTAAAGTGAATATTTCACCGGTTGAAGTTTAG
- a CDS encoding cupin-like domain-containing protein, which translates to MMENGERLHLESIPRLKNVSKKDFLEQYVRPQKPVVIEHLIDDWPATQKWDLDYIKTVAGEKVVPLYDDRPITSKQKFNEPHTEMKMADYIDLLKSKPTNYRIFLYHLLKEVPVLQKDFRFPNLGLRFIKQLPTLFFGGENSKVFMHYDIDFANILHFHFHGKKRCIIYPPSESKYLYKVPHALISREDIDFNNPDFEKFPVLKKAKGYATELNHGEALYMPEGYWHQMTYLTPGFSMSLRATPRTLTNFSKAVYNLVVMRNFDNYMRKLKGQKWIDYKNAQAIERTHKKNKV; encoded by the coding sequence ATGATGGAGAACGGAGAAAGATTACACTTAGAGTCTATACCAAGGCTTAAAAATGTTTCTAAAAAAGATTTTTTGGAGCAGTATGTTCGGCCACAGAAGCCTGTGGTTATTGAGCATTTGATAGACGATTGGCCGGCTACGCAAAAATGGGATTTAGATTATATTAAAACAGTGGCAGGAGAGAAGGTTGTGCCGCTTTATGACGATAGGCCTATCACTTCAAAGCAGAAATTCAACGAGCCCCATACAGAGATGAAAATGGCAGATTATATAGATTTGCTAAAATCTAAACCTACTAATTATAGAATTTTTCTTTATCATTTACTTAAAGAAGTGCCGGTTTTGCAGAAGGATTTCAGGTTTCCAAATCTTGGGCTTAGATTTATAAAACAGTTGCCAACTTTATTTTTTGGCGGGGAGAATTCTAAAGTCTTTATGCATTACGATATTGATTTTGCTAATATTCTTCATTTTCATTTCCACGGAAAAAAACGTTGTATAATTTATCCGCCTTCAGAAAGTAAATACTTATATAAGGTGCCACACGCTCTTATTTCCCGGGAAGATATAGATTTTAATAATCCCGATTTTGAAAAATTCCCGGTACTTAAAAAGGCAAAAGGTTATGCAACTGAATTAAACCACGGGGAAGCTTTATATATGCCCGAAGGTTACTGGCACCAAATGACCTACTTAACTCCAGGTTTTTCTATGAGCTTAAGGGCTACGCCTAGAACGCTTACCAATTTTTCTAAAGCAGTTTATAACCTGGTGGTGATGCGTAATTTTGATAACTATATGCGTAAACTAAAGGGACAGAAGTGGATAGATTATAAAAATGCACAGGCAATTGAACGTACGCATAAGAAGAATAAGGTTTAA
- a CDS encoding beta-ketoacyl synthase N-terminal-like domain-containing protein, with translation MKSPVFISSLGSISAIGQSSAEIWENYRNPKHFISKHQFDETEAFAAFLPKKVRAAIESLRKENSNYRKLDDSVLFAIFSAKKAIKEAGWKSEKNIGINIGSSRGATGLFEQYHKEFVETGKAATQASPSTTLGNISSWVSQDLQTEGPEFSHSVTCSTGLHSVINAIAWMQAGFADKFLAGGSEAALTPFTIAQMKAMKIYASEDLDFPCRALDMEKKRNSMILGEASGILALQKENSEKAIAKITGFGYATETLKHSVSISEKGESLQKAMKMAIGEKELSEIDAVVMHAPGTLKGDLSEVNAIKAVFGKNTPAMTSNKWKLGHTFAASGILNLELAILMLQHQEFIEVPFSEISKSPSKLENILVNAVGFGGNAVSILISRKQYN, from the coding sequence TTGAAATCACCGGTATTTATATCTTCACTTGGTTCTATTTCTGCAATTGGCCAATCTTCTGCAGAAATATGGGAAAATTATAGAAATCCGAAACATTTTATTTCCAAACATCAGTTTGATGAAACCGAAGCTTTTGCTGCTTTTTTGCCAAAGAAAGTTCGAGCTGCTATAGAGTCACTGCGCAAGGAAAACTCCAATTATAGAAAACTTGATGATTCGGTTTTATTTGCAATTTTTTCAGCCAAAAAAGCTATAAAAGAAGCCGGCTGGAAAAGCGAGAAAAATATCGGAATAAATATTGGCAGCTCTCGTGGTGCCACCGGATTGTTTGAACAATACCATAAAGAGTTTGTAGAAACCGGAAAAGCCGCTACACAGGCTTCGCCTTCTACTACTTTAGGAAATATTTCTTCCTGGGTTTCGCAAGATCTCCAAACAGAAGGACCGGAATTTTCTCATAGCGTAACCTGTTCTACAGGTTTACATTCAGTAATAAATGCAATTGCCTGGATGCAGGCCGGCTTTGCTGATAAGTTTCTTGCCGGTGGAAGTGAAGCTGCATTAACCCCCTTTACGATTGCCCAAATGAAAGCGATGAAGATCTATGCTTCAGAAGATCTTGATTTTCCGTGTCGCGCTTTGGATATGGAGAAAAAGAGAAATTCGATGATTCTTGGAGAAGCTTCCGGAATATTGGCGCTTCAAAAAGAAAATTCAGAAAAAGCAATTGCTAAAATTACAGGATTTGGCTACGCGACCGAAACTTTAAAACATAGTGTGTCAATTTCAGAAAAAGGAGAATCTTTACAGAAGGCGATGAAAATGGCAATTGGAGAGAAGGAACTTTCAGAAATTGATGCGGTAGTGATGCACGCGCCGGGAACCCTAAAAGGAGACCTTTCTGAAGTAAACGCGATAAAAGCTGTATTCGGTAAAAATACTCCCGCAATGACCAGTAATAAATGGAAACTGGGACATACGTTTGCAGCTTCAGGAATTCTAAATTTAGAACTGGCGATTTTAATGCTTCAGCATCAGGAATTTATTGAAGTGCCTTTTTCAGAAATTAGTAAATCACCTTCAAAATTGGAAAATATATTGGTAAATGCCGTAGGCTTTGGTGGGAACGCAGTTTCTATTTTAATAAGCCGAAAACAATATAATTAA
- a CDS encoding regulatory protein RecX, with protein sequence MQFCAYRDRCHKEVEEKLREMNMITAAQEQIIMELMQEDFLNEERYARSFVRGKFRIKKWGKIKIKQELKFKEISTPIINLALTEIDEQKYIATIYEIAEKKLKLLKEPDKFKKKKKLADFLLRKGYESSLVYEATNEFLE encoded by the coding sequence ATGCAATTCTGTGCATATCGCGACCGCTGCCATAAAGAAGTTGAAGAAAAACTTCGGGAAATGAATATGATTACAGCCGCCCAGGAGCAGATTATTATGGAATTAATGCAGGAAGATTTTTTGAATGAAGAACGTTACGCGCGTAGTTTTGTAAGAGGGAAATTCAGGATAAAAAAATGGGGAAAAATAAAGATCAAACAGGAATTGAAATTTAAAGAGATTTCTACTCCAATAATCAACCTCGCCCTTACCGAAATAGATGAGCAGAAATATATCGCTACAATTTACGAGATAGCTGAAAAGAAACTGAAGCTCTTAAAAGAACCCGATAAATTTAAGAAGAAAAAGAAATTAGCCGATTTCCTGCTTCGGAAGGGCTATGAGAGTAGTTTGGTATACGAAGCAACAAACGAGTTCTTAGAGTGA
- a CDS encoding single-stranded DNA-binding protein produces MTGTLNKVMLIGHTGDDVKMHYFEGGGAIGRFPLATNETYTNRTTNERVTNTEWHNVVVRNKAAEVCEKYLKKGDKVYIEGRIKTRKWQDDQGNDRYSTEIQCTEFTFLTPKGEGESSGNMQQQNSPAQNQQNTPKNDNFANQSMAKEEEEDDLPF; encoded by the coding sequence ATGACAGGTACATTAAACAAGGTAATGCTAATTGGGCATACGGGAGACGACGTGAAAATGCATTATTTTGAAGGCGGTGGCGCTATTGGGCGTTTTCCGCTGGCTACCAACGAGACTTATACCAACCGCACCACTAATGAGCGTGTCACTAATACCGAGTGGCATAATGTGGTGGTGAGAAATAAAGCTGCAGAAGTCTGCGAGAAATACCTTAAAAAAGGGGATAAGGTTTATATAGAAGGGCGAATTAAAACCCGTAAATGGCAGGACGACCAGGGAAACGACCGTTATTCTACCGAAATACAGTGTACAGAGTTTACCTTTTTAACTCCAAAAGGAGAGGGTGAGAGTAGCGGAAATATGCAACAGCAAAATTCTCCTGCTCAAAATCAACAAAACACGCCTAAAAATGATAATTTTGCCAATCAATCTATGGCAAAAGAAGAAGAGGAAGACGATTTGCCTTTCTAA
- a CDS encoding ribonuclease E/G: MDKELIIRSGTSAVDFALQKDGKLIELNKEEDSNKFNVGDIFIAKIRKAVPGLNAAFVNVGYEKDGFLHYHDLGPQVSSMLKFIKRVSTGKLKDYSLKNFTFEKDIDKDGVITDVLKSNQSLLVQVVKEPISTKGPRISSELSIAGRYIVLVPFSNRISVSQKIESKEEKDRLKRLVKSIKPKGFGIIVRTVAEGKKVAELDRDLQNLMGRWTGMCKKMYKPHHPSKVLGELNRASSLLRDIFNDSFTSITVDDETLYTQIKDYVGEIAPSKESIVKLYQSNVPIFEKYGIERQIKTSFGRTVSMSKGAYLVIEHTEAMHVIDVNSGNRSNKSRNQEDTALEVNMISATEIARQLRLRDMGGIIVVDFIDMGKAENRKTLFDHLRNEMSDDRAKHKILPPSKFGLIQITRQRVRPEMNIKTREENPNGTGEIEAPILLINKMKTDLEKLIKKDHKKITLSAHPFIAAFLTKGFPSPRSQWYLDHKRWVKILPRDAYTYMEYHFHDKEGNEIL, from the coding sequence GTGGACAAAGAATTAATTATCCGGTCCGGAACCTCTGCTGTAGATTTTGCCTTACAAAAAGATGGAAAACTTATTGAACTCAACAAGGAAGAAGACAGCAACAAATTTAATGTTGGTGATATTTTTATCGCAAAAATTAGAAAAGCTGTACCCGGGTTAAATGCCGCATTTGTTAATGTTGGCTACGAGAAAGATGGTTTTTTACACTATCACGATCTCGGCCCCCAGGTTTCTTCTATGCTTAAGTTCATAAAACGTGTAAGCACAGGTAAATTAAAAGATTATTCCTTAAAGAATTTTACATTCGAAAAGGACATTGACAAAGACGGAGTGATTACCGATGTCTTAAAGTCAAATCAGTCGCTATTGGTTCAGGTTGTAAAAGAACCTATTTCTACCAAAGGCCCCAGGATAAGTTCAGAACTTTCCATTGCGGGTCGTTATATCGTACTGGTCCCTTTTTCCAATCGTATTTCGGTTTCACAAAAAATTGAGAGCAAAGAAGAAAAAGACCGGTTAAAAAGATTGGTAAAAAGCATTAAACCCAAAGGTTTTGGGATTATTGTTAGAACCGTAGCCGAAGGCAAAAAAGTAGCAGAACTGGATAGAGATCTTCAAAATTTGATGGGTCGCTGGACAGGAATGTGCAAAAAGATGTATAAACCACATCATCCTTCTAAAGTACTGGGAGAATTAAACAGGGCATCTTCCCTTTTAAGAGACATTTTCAATGACTCTTTTACTTCCATTACTGTAGACGATGAGACGCTTTATACACAAATTAAAGACTATGTGGGCGAGATCGCCCCGAGTAAAGAATCGATTGTTAAGTTATATCAATCTAATGTTCCAATTTTTGAAAAATACGGTATCGAAAGACAAATAAAAACTTCATTTGGGCGCACCGTCTCTATGAGCAAAGGCGCCTACCTGGTAATAGAACACACAGAGGCTATGCACGTTATAGACGTAAATAGCGGTAACCGTTCTAACAAATCCAGAAACCAGGAAGATACTGCATTAGAGGTGAATATGATTAGTGCCACAGAAATAGCCCGGCAATTAAGATTGCGTGATATGGGCGGTATTATCGTGGTAGACTTCATAGACATGGGAAAAGCCGAAAACCGCAAAACCCTGTTTGATCACCTTAGAAACGAAATGAGTGACGACCGTGCAAAACATAAGATTTTGCCACCGAGTAAATTCGGGTTGATACAAATTACAAGACAACGCGTAAGGCCGGAAATGAATATTAAAACCCGTGAGGAAAATCCAAATGGGACTGGTGAAATTGAAGCACCAATACTTTTAATAAACAAAATGAAAACCGACCTGGAAAAACTCATTAAGAAAGATCATAAAAAGATCACTTTGAGTGCGCATCCATTTATTGCAGCCTTTTTAACAAAGGGCTTTCCATCTCCCCGCTCGCAATGGTATTTAGACCATAAACGATGGGTGAAAATTTTACCAAGAGACGCTTACACGTACATGGAATATCATTTTCACGATAAAGAAGGAAATGAAATCCTTTAA
- a CDS encoding cupin-like domain-containing protein produces MKLDLQDIPRVKNLSKEDFLKDYFMPEKPVVFEELSADWPATKKWDFDYFRKKAGDVVVPLYDGKPAKGRQSSHGPAKKIPMREYIDILEKGPTDLRMFFFNLLQNCPELIDDFKYPDLGVKFFKKLPVLFVGGEGSSVVMHYDMDLANNFHFNFVGEKRVILYPPSETKFLYHVPHSIVSMEIINMDNPNFEKYPALAKAKGFETRLKHGEALYIPSKWWHFIKYETASLSMTLRSLPQKPGRIAEVLKSLIITRNYDNLMRKIKGQDWIDYKNKKAIENTHRSAGIE; encoded by the coding sequence TTGAAACTGGATCTGCAAGACATACCGCGGGTTAAAAACCTTTCAAAAGAAGACTTTTTGAAAGACTATTTTATGCCTGAAAAACCGGTTGTTTTTGAAGAACTTTCTGCCGACTGGCCAGCAACAAAAAAATGGGATTTTGATTATTTCAGGAAAAAAGCCGGGGATGTTGTAGTGCCGCTTTATGATGGGAAACCGGCAAAAGGCAGGCAGAGTTCTCATGGCCCGGCAAAGAAAATTCCTATGCGGGAATACATAGATATTCTTGAAAAAGGACCTACAGATCTTAGGATGTTTTTCTTTAACCTACTGCAAAACTGTCCGGAGTTAATAGATGATTTTAAGTATCCCGATCTTGGTGTAAAATTCTTTAAAAAGTTACCAGTTTTATTTGTTGGGGGTGAGGGTAGTAGCGTGGTGATGCATTATGATATGGATCTTGCTAATAATTTTCATTTCAATTTTGTAGGCGAAAAAAGAGTGATTCTTTATCCGCCTTCAGAAACTAAATTTTTGTATCATGTGCCGCATTCCATAGTGAGTATGGAGATAATTAATATGGATAATCCAAATTTTGAGAAATATCCAGCACTGGCCAAAGCAAAAGGCTTTGAAACAAGGTTGAAACATGGGGAGGCTTTATATATTCCCAGTAAATGGTGGCATTTTATTAAATATGAAACCGCGAGTTTATCAATGACGTTAAGGTCGCTGCCGCAAAAGCCCGGGCGCATTGCAGAGGTGCTAAAAAGCCTTATTATTACACGGAATTACGATAATCTAATGCGCAAGATTAAGGGGCAGGATTGGATAGATTACAAGAACAAAAAAGCAATTGAAAATACGCATAGAAGTGCTGGAATTGAATGA
- a CDS encoding SET domain-containing protein, which yields MMHPDTELRFINEKVGYGVVATKFIPEGTITWVQDDLDHVFYTSQVEKLHPKSAQMLEKYAFRNRFGDLVLCWDLAKYVNHSFNSNCFSTAYGFEIAVRDIQVGEELTDDYGYLNLDEAFEPHKEKTSRTKVYPDDLVNYHKEWDGILQKSIQKFEKVYQPLIDLVSEGIQLELQKILLGEKEMDSILNLYYQR from the coding sequence ATGATGCATCCAGATACTGAGTTGCGCTTTATTAACGAAAAGGTGGGATATGGCGTTGTTGCCACCAAGTTTATTCCTGAAGGTACTATTACCTGGGTGCAGGATGATTTAGATCACGTTTTTTATACGTCCCAGGTAGAAAAATTACATCCTAAAAGTGCGCAGATGTTAGAAAAGTATGCTTTTCGAAATCGGTTTGGGGACCTGGTGCTTTGTTGGGATTTGGCGAAATATGTAAACCATAGTTTTAATTCTAACTGCTTTTCCACAGCCTACGGTTTTGAAATTGCGGTAAGGGATATTCAAGTTGGCGAAGAGCTAACCGATGATTATGGATACTTGAATCTTGATGAAGCTTTTGAACCGCACAAGGAAAAAACATCCAGAACCAAGGTTTATCCAGACGATTTGGTAAATTATCACAAAGAATGGGACGGGATTTTGCAAAAATCTATTCAGAAATTCGAAAAAGTTTATCAACCACTTATTGATCTTGTTTCTGAAGGAATTCAATTAGAATTACAAAAGATCCTATTAGGTGAAAAAGAAATGGATTCTATTTTAAATCTTTATTACCAGCGGTAA
- a CDS encoding HU family DNA-binding protein encodes MLNSTKMTKADIVANISEKLGMEKGDVQATIETFMDEVKTSLESGDNVYLRGFGSFVVKTRAEKTGRNISKNTTIKIPAHNIPAFKPAKIFVEGVKTNVEVK; translated from the coding sequence ATATTAAATAGTACGAAAATGACGAAAGCAGATATTGTAGCAAACATTTCAGAAAAATTAGGAATGGAAAAAGGTGATGTCCAGGCTACTATTGAAACCTTCATGGATGAGGTGAAAACTTCATTAGAAAGTGGAGACAACGTATATTTAAGAGGATTTGGAAGCTTTGTAGTTAAAACAAGAGCAGAAAAAACCGGAAGAAATATCTCTAAGAATACAACAATTAAAATTCCAGCACACAATATCCCTGCTTTTAAACCGGCAAAGATTTTTGTAGAAGGAGTAAAGACTAACGTTGAAGTTAAGTAA
- the gldD gene encoding gliding motility lipoprotein GldD has product MKRFLLILAVLMLIGCGEENTTPKPRAFLSLNYPEARYEATGFNCEYAFEMNSLAKIKASRNNVPCWIDLEYKDLNGTIFITYQKINNNLDSLLADAQNLPLQHTIKADAIEGDVYTNKIQNVYGMFYEVTGDAASQAQFYLTDSIEHFVTASAYFRTKPNYDSIVPAADYLKKDMKHVIETFRWQD; this is encoded by the coding sequence ATGAAAAGGTTTTTATTAATATTAGCGGTTTTGATGCTTATTGGTTGCGGTGAAGAAAATACAACACCTAAACCGCGTGCATTTCTTTCCCTTAATTATCCTGAAGCCAGGTATGAAGCTACCGGGTTTAATTGTGAATACGCTTTTGAAATGAATAGCTTGGCAAAAATTAAAGCTTCTCGAAACAATGTGCCCTGTTGGATAGATTTAGAGTATAAAGATCTTAACGGGACTATATTTATTACCTACCAGAAGATTAATAATAATCTCGATTCCCTTTTAGCTGATGCACAGAATCTTCCGTTGCAGCATACAATTAAAGCTGATGCCATTGAAGGTGATGTTTATACCAATAAAATTCAGAATGTTTATGGAATGTTTTATGAAGTTACTGGCGATGCCGCTTCACAGGCGCAATTTTACCTTACCGATAGTATAGAACATTTTGTGACGGCTTCAGCTTATTTTAGAACCAAACCCAATTACGACTCCATTGTGCCCGCTGCCGATTATCTAAAAAAGGATATGAAGCATGTAATTGAAACCTTCCGTTGGCAGGATTAG
- the mutY gene encoding A/G-specific adenine glycosylase, protein MVFSKVLINWYLKNKRELPWRKTSDPYHIWLSEIMLQQTRIEQGLPYYHQFTDTFPTVFDLANATQEKVLKLWQGLGYYSRARNLHETAKYVAEELNGNFPGSYAELKKLKGVGDYTAAAIASICYNEPVAVVDGNVYRVLARFFDIENPINSAAGIKEFKALASKLLDEKDPSAFNQALMEFGALQCKPRNPLCDSCPLSSGCLALQKNKIKDLPVKLKKAKVKKRYFNYLVVYSKENKTLLQQRTGKGIWNGLYEFPLIETEKPVGKGAFPSEEKINELLGEQELSLQLHNKKPVVHKLSHQHIYTHFWWVKAEKVGEAGIPVKNVKDYPVPVLIANFLEETALETYSL, encoded by the coding sequence ATGGTTTTTTCTAAAGTATTGATTAATTGGTATTTAAAAAATAAACGCGAATTGCCGTGGCGTAAAACCAGTGATCCCTACCACATTTGGTTAAGTGAAATTATGCTGCAGCAAACCAGAATTGAACAGGGTTTGCCCTATTATCACCAATTTACAGACACTTTTCCTACCGTGTTCGATCTTGCTAATGCTACGCAAGAAAAGGTACTAAAACTATGGCAGGGATTAGGGTATTATTCTCGTGCAAGAAACCTTCATGAAACCGCTAAATACGTAGCTGAAGAATTAAATGGTAATTTTCCAGGTTCTTATGCAGAGCTTAAAAAATTGAAAGGTGTTGGCGATTACACCGCCGCAGCTATTGCTTCCATTTGTTATAATGAACCGGTTGCGGTAGTAGATGGTAATGTTTATAGAGTTTTGGCGCGTTTTTTTGATATTGAAAATCCAATAAATTCTGCTGCCGGAATTAAGGAATTCAAAGCCCTGGCTTCTAAGTTGTTAGATGAAAAAGATCCTTCTGCTTTTAACCAGGCTTTAATGGAATTTGGTGCGTTGCAGTGTAAACCGCGGAATCCGCTTTGTGATAGTTGTCCTTTAAGTTCAGGTTGTTTGGCTTTACAAAAGAATAAGATTAAAGACTTACCGGTTAAGCTTAAAAAGGCTAAAGTTAAAAAACGCTACTTTAATTATTTGGTGGTTTATTCTAAAGAAAATAAAACCCTGCTTCAACAAAGAACCGGAAAGGGAATTTGGAACGGATTATATGAATTTCCATTAATAGAAACCGAAAAACCGGTTGGTAAAGGCGCTTTTCCTTCAGAAGAAAAGATAAATGAACTTCTTGGTGAACAGGAACTTTCCCTGCAATTACATAATAAAAAACCAGTGGTGCATAAACTTTCACACCAACATATTTATACTCATTTTTGGTGGGTTAAAGCTGAAAAAGTTGGAGAAGCGGGTATTCCTGTAAAAAATGTAAAAGATTATCCGGTGCCGGTTTTAATTGCTAATTTCCTTGAGGAAACCGCGTTAGAAACCTATTCCCTATAA